One window of the Melanotaenia boesemani isolate fMelBoe1 chromosome 14, fMelBoe1.pri, whole genome shotgun sequence genome contains the following:
- the klhl26 gene encoding kelch-like protein 26 isoform X2: MAESDGGDCASKHSQSRAMFTGGMRESNQDTIELKGLSARGLKHIIDFAYSSEVTLDLDCIQDVLGAAVFLQMVPVVELCEEFLKSAMSVETCLHIGQMATTFSLSSLKESVDAFTFRHFLQIAEEDDFLHIPMERLIFFLQSNKLKNCSEIDLFHAAIRWLRHDESRRAQASSVLCHVRFPLMRSSELVDSVQTVDIMVEDVLCRQYLLEAFNYQILPFRQHEMQCSRTLLRSDVMSLITFGGTPYTDNDRTVSSKVYYLPDIASRQFKELTEMEIGCSHACVAVLDNFVYVVGGQHLQYRSGEGAVDSCFRYDPHLNQWLRIQSIQEARIQFQLNVLQGKLYATGGRNRSGSLSSVECYCPKKNEWSSVEPLKRRIWGHAGTPCGEKLYVSGGYGVSLDDKKTLHCYDPASDQWDFRAPMNEPRVLHAMISIRDRVYALGGRMDHVDRCFDVLAVEYYIPENDQWTTVSPMRAGQSEAGCCLLNRKIYIVGGYNWHLNNVTSIVQVYNTETDEWERDLHFPESFAGIACTPIILPQNITQR, encoded by the exons ATGGCGGAGTCGGATGGTGGCGATTGTGCATCGAAACATTCCCAGAGCAG AGCTATGTTTACTGGGGGCATGAGGGAGTCCAACCAAGATACCATTGAGCTGAAGGGCTTGTCTGCCCGAGGACTGAAACATATCATTGACTTTGCCTACAGTTCAGAAGTCACTTTAGACTTGGACTGTATTCAAGATGTGCTCGGCGCTGCTGTATTTCTCCAGATGGTTCCTGTTGTTGAGCTCTGCGAAGAGTTCCTTAAATCGGCGATGAGCGTCGAGACCTGCTTGCACATTGGGCAGATGGCCACCACTTTCAGCTTGTCTTCCCTCAAAGAGTCAGTGGATGCATTCACCTTTCGCCACTTCCTCCAGATTGCAGAGGAGGATGACTTTCTACACATTCCCATGGAGCGCCTCATCTTCTTCCTTCAGAGCAACAAACTAAAGAATTGTAGTGAAATTGACCTCTTCCATGCCGCTATCAGGTGGCTCCGACATGATGAGTCCCGCCGGGCTCAAGCCAGCAGTGTCCTCTGCCACGTGCGCTTCCCGCTCATGCGCTCCTCAGAGTTGGTGGATAGCGTTCAGACAGTGGACATCATGGTTGAGGACGTGCTGTGTCGTCAGTATCTCCTTGAGGCCTTCAATTACCAGATCCTTCCCTTCCGACAGCATGAAATGCAGTGCTCACGGACTCTCCTTCGTTCTGATGTTATGTCTCTCATCACCTTTGGTGGGACACCATACACTGACAATGACCGCACAGTGAGCTCCAAGGTGTACTACCTCCCTGATATTGCCTCTCGCCAGTTCAAAGAGCTGACTGAGATGGAAATTGGGTGCAGCCACGCTTGTGTTGCCGTCCTTGATAACTTTGTGTATGTTGTTGGCGGACAGCACTTGCAGTACCGCAGTGGCGAGGGGGCAGTAGACAGCTGTTTTCGCTACGACCCACATCTGAACCAGTGGCTCCGCATCCAGTCCATACAGGAGGCTCGGATCCAGTTTCAGCTCAACGTACTACAGGGAAAGCTTTACGCCACAGGTGGCCGAAATCGATCTGGGAGTCTGTCTTCAGTAGAGTGCTACTGCCCAAAGAAGAATGAGTGGTCTTCAGTAGAACCATTAAAACGTAGGATTTGGGGTCATGCTGGCACTCCCTGTGGAGAAAAACTGTATGTCTCAGGCGGTTATGGTGTCTCATTAGACGACAAGAAAACTCTTCACTGCTACGACCCAGCATCAGACCAGTGGGATTTCAGAGCCCCCATGAATGAACCCAGAGTGCTGCATGCCATGATCAGTATCCGGGATCGTGTTTATGCGCTGGGTGGTCGCATGGATCATGTGGATCGTTGTTTTGATGTGCTGGCAGTTGAGTATTACATTCCAGAAAATGACCAGTGGACCACTGTCAGTCCTATGAGAGCAGGGCAGTCTGAGGCAGGCTGCTGCTTACTGAACAGAAAGATTTATATCGTAGGAGGTTACAACTGGCACCTAAATAATGTCACGAGCATCGTTCAGGTTTACAACACAGAGACAGATGAGTGGGAGAGGGATTTGCACTTCCCAGAATCCTTTGCTGGAATAGCTTGTACACCAATTATACTTCCACAAAATATTACACAACGCTAA
- the il12rb1 gene encoding tyrosine-protein phosphatase Lar, which translates to MITFLDFLRHLMETFQCRSTVNGYITFMFLITVSLGSACEAPSSPLCYRRNAKADIYICEWSFNTNASNVMFKFCFNDSTSEIKCENIIENPCQFIEELLTVGDKVDIWVEAHVGNSITCTSPRRSGILQDTVKYETPSNISVVWLKNNLSLSWPAAEENPALVEVWFQQYEHPTESWKNIITNTINKASMYKVIIENVLRHSSYQVKIRHRSTQARNPLWSNWSPVIIVPAALEQKPEVKSTTRLLNGTREVKLTWKGMPPAAALGGVMYSLNDTQTSNRCPCRMRRHDTHTNNYTINVSYSAVNITIIAKNAAGLSPPSIIQIPASPPANLKICDKTLLEMKRLKGTCLEFYELRDADLKPENVMTLTAKSKVKDKKQLQKNMKDYIRYLYFEHICDGGKPQTVKMCLFYKKEGVATRGPRDFRASDETDTSVHLSWKAIAYEHQRGFITHYKLCRVKISSQDEPKKCFNISTSVTKHHLENLTPGSKYNISLAGVTGAGEGLSALAIINTQPEKPANVWMSFGLLFIFFFLSTMCTIILKRIRAKIFPPVPTPVIIHFPSCPQVRQEVKRKEEVHEFTLHQLLSEKMTVSEEAIVPKGEQDYMTDDDVENERSDSEGSVDECVGPISTEKALKKQKITDLGQVNNELAMLIYRNGLVFDAKTDSS; encoded by the exons ATGATTACCTTTCTAGACTTTCTACGACACCTCATGGAAACTTTTCAGTGCAGGAGCACAGTAAATGGATATATTACGTTTATGTTCCTCATAACAGTCAGCTTAG GGTCAGCGTGTGAGGCGCCGTCCAGTCCTCTGTGCTACAGACGCAACGCTAAGGcagatatttatatttgtgAATGGAGCTTTAATACTAATGCGAGTAATGTGATGTTTAAATTTTGCTTTAA TGACTCTACTAGTGAGATAAAATGTGAGAACATTATTGAGAACCCTTGTCAGTTCATCGAGGAATTGCTGACAGTCGGTGATAAAGTTGACATTTGGGTTGAAGCTCATGTGGGAAACTCCATAACCTGCACTTCACCCAGAAGGTCAGGCATACTCCAGGATACAG ttaAATATGAAACACCGTCAAATATTTCAGTGGTGTGGTTAAAAAACAACCTCAGTTTAAGCTGGCCAGCTgcagaagaaaatccagctttagtCGAGGTCTGGTTTCAACAATATGAACATCCAACAGAATCGTGGAAAAAT ATAATAACAAATACCATCAATAAAGCCTCTATGT ACAAGGTCATAATTGAGAATGTTCTGAGGCATTCATCTTACCAGGTTAAGATCAGACATCGGTCCACCCAGGCCAGAAACCCACTGTGGAGCAACTGGTCTCCAGTTATTATTGTTCCTGCAG CGCTTGAACAGAAACCTGAAGTCAAAAGTACAACAAGACTTTTAAATGGCACACGAGAAGTGAAGCTAACTTGGAAG GGAATGCCGCCTGCAGCAGCACTCGGAGGTGTGATGTACAGCTTGAATGACACACAGACTTCTAATCGCTGTCCTTGTAGGATGAGGAGACATGACACCCATACAAATAATTACACTATTAATGTATCATACTCAGCTGTCAACATCACTATTATTGCCAAAAATGCAGCAGGACTGTCACCCCCATCCATCATTCAAATACCTGCTTCACCTccagcaaatttaaaaa tttgtgACAAAACATTACTggaaatgaaaagattaaaaggGACATGCCTTGAGTTTTACGAGCTTCGTGATGCAgatttaaaaccagaaaatgtGATGACTTTAACTGCAAAGAGCAAAGTAAAGGATAAGAAACAGCTACAAAAAA ACATGAAGGACTACATCCGCTACCTTTATTTTGAACACATATGTGATGGTGGGAAACCACAGACAGTTAAAATGTGCCTCTTTTATAAGAAAGAAGGTG TGGCAACCAGAGGACCTCGGGACTTCAGAGCTTCTGATGAAACAGACACTTCTGTTCACCTGTCCTGGAAAGCGATTGCATATGAGCACCAGCGAGGCTTCATCACACACTACAAACTGTGCAGAGTGAAAATAAGCTCACAAGATGAGCCAAAAA AATGCTTCAACATATCAACATCAGTGACAAAGCACCATCTGGAAAATTTGACACCTGGATCCAAATATAACATCAGCCTGGCTGGAGTGACGGGAGCGGGAGAAGGACTTTCAGCTTTAGCAATTATTAACACACAGCCAGAGAAGCCTGCAAATG TGTGGATGAGTTTTGGGTTGTTATTTATATTCTTCTTTCTCTCAACAATGTGCACCATTATCCTGAAGAG AATCAGAGCCAAAATCTTTCCTCCTGTGCCAACACCTGTGATAATACATTTCCCATCATGTCCACAAGTTAGACAG GAGGtaaagaggaaagaggaggtGCATGAGTTTACATTGCACCAGCTACTTTCAGAGAAGATGACTGTTTCAGAGGAGGCCATTGTCCCCAAAGGGGAGCAGGATTATATGACTGACGATGAtgtggagaatgagaggagTGACTCTGAAGGATCCGTTGATGAGTGTGTGGGTCCTATCTCCACAGAAAAGGCACTGAAGAAACAAAAGATAACAGACCTTGGGCAGGTGAACAATGAACTTGCCATGCTGATATACAGGAATGGTTTGGTGTTTGATGCAAAGACAGACTCTTCTTAA
- the klhl26 gene encoding kelch-like protein 26 isoform X1 encodes MAESDGGDCASKHSQSSMANKNSTLRCTFSAPSHSTTLLQGLSVLRAQGQLLDVVLAVNEEHFQVHKAVLAACSDYFRAMFTGGMRESNQDTIELKGLSARGLKHIIDFAYSSEVTLDLDCIQDVLGAAVFLQMVPVVELCEEFLKSAMSVETCLHIGQMATTFSLSSLKESVDAFTFRHFLQIAEEDDFLHIPMERLIFFLQSNKLKNCSEIDLFHAAIRWLRHDESRRAQASSVLCHVRFPLMRSSELVDSVQTVDIMVEDVLCRQYLLEAFNYQILPFRQHEMQCSRTLLRSDVMSLITFGGTPYTDNDRTVSSKVYYLPDIASRQFKELTEMEIGCSHACVAVLDNFVYVVGGQHLQYRSGEGAVDSCFRYDPHLNQWLRIQSIQEARIQFQLNVLQGKLYATGGRNRSGSLSSVECYCPKKNEWSSVEPLKRRIWGHAGTPCGEKLYVSGGYGVSLDDKKTLHCYDPASDQWDFRAPMNEPRVLHAMISIRDRVYALGGRMDHVDRCFDVLAVEYYIPENDQWTTVSPMRAGQSEAGCCLLNRKIYIVGGYNWHLNNVTSIVQVYNTETDEWERDLHFPESFAGIACTPIILPQNITQR; translated from the exons ATGGCGGAGTCGGATGGTGGCGATTGTGCATCGAAACATTCCCAGAGCAG TATGGCTAACAAGAATAGCACCCTGCGCTGTACTTTCTCAGCCCCGAGCCACAGTACCACACTCCTCCAGGGCTTGTCGGTTTTGCGGGCTCAGGGTCAACTACTTGACGTCGTGCTGGCGGTCAATGAGGAGCACTTCCAGGTCCATAAAGCAGTGCTGGCTGCCTGTAGTGATTACTTCAG AGCTATGTTTACTGGGGGCATGAGGGAGTCCAACCAAGATACCATTGAGCTGAAGGGCTTGTCTGCCCGAGGACTGAAACATATCATTGACTTTGCCTACAGTTCAGAAGTCACTTTAGACTTGGACTGTATTCAAGATGTGCTCGGCGCTGCTGTATTTCTCCAGATGGTTCCTGTTGTTGAGCTCTGCGAAGAGTTCCTTAAATCGGCGATGAGCGTCGAGACCTGCTTGCACATTGGGCAGATGGCCACCACTTTCAGCTTGTCTTCCCTCAAAGAGTCAGTGGATGCATTCACCTTTCGCCACTTCCTCCAGATTGCAGAGGAGGATGACTTTCTACACATTCCCATGGAGCGCCTCATCTTCTTCCTTCAGAGCAACAAACTAAAGAATTGTAGTGAAATTGACCTCTTCCATGCCGCTATCAGGTGGCTCCGACATGATGAGTCCCGCCGGGCTCAAGCCAGCAGTGTCCTCTGCCACGTGCGCTTCCCGCTCATGCGCTCCTCAGAGTTGGTGGATAGCGTTCAGACAGTGGACATCATGGTTGAGGACGTGCTGTGTCGTCAGTATCTCCTTGAGGCCTTCAATTACCAGATCCTTCCCTTCCGACAGCATGAAATGCAGTGCTCACGGACTCTCCTTCGTTCTGATGTTATGTCTCTCATCACCTTTGGTGGGACACCATACACTGACAATGACCGCACAGTGAGCTCCAAGGTGTACTACCTCCCTGATATTGCCTCTCGCCAGTTCAAAGAGCTGACTGAGATGGAAATTGGGTGCAGCCACGCTTGTGTTGCCGTCCTTGATAACTTTGTGTATGTTGTTGGCGGACAGCACTTGCAGTACCGCAGTGGCGAGGGGGCAGTAGACAGCTGTTTTCGCTACGACCCACATCTGAACCAGTGGCTCCGCATCCAGTCCATACAGGAGGCTCGGATCCAGTTTCAGCTCAACGTACTACAGGGAAAGCTTTACGCCACAGGTGGCCGAAATCGATCTGGGAGTCTGTCTTCAGTAGAGTGCTACTGCCCAAAGAAGAATGAGTGGTCTTCAGTAGAACCATTAAAACGTAGGATTTGGGGTCATGCTGGCACTCCCTGTGGAGAAAAACTGTATGTCTCAGGCGGTTATGGTGTCTCATTAGACGACAAGAAAACTCTTCACTGCTACGACCCAGCATCAGACCAGTGGGATTTCAGAGCCCCCATGAATGAACCCAGAGTGCTGCATGCCATGATCAGTATCCGGGATCGTGTTTATGCGCTGGGTGGTCGCATGGATCATGTGGATCGTTGTTTTGATGTGCTGGCAGTTGAGTATTACATTCCAGAAAATGACCAGTGGACCACTGTCAGTCCTATGAGAGCAGGGCAGTCTGAGGCAGGCTGCTGCTTACTGAACAGAAAGATTTATATCGTAGGAGGTTACAACTGGCACCTAAATAATGTCACGAGCATCGTTCAGGTTTACAACACAGAGACAGATGAGTGGGAGAGGGATTTGCACTTCCCAGAATCCTTTGCTGGAATAGCTTGTACACCAATTATACTTCCACAAAATATTACACAACGCTAA